A genomic region of Manihot esculenta cultivar AM560-2 chromosome 15, M.esculenta_v8, whole genome shotgun sequence contains the following coding sequences:
- the LOC110601870 gene encoding ATPase 11, plasma membrane-type isoform X2 yields the protein MGDKDETLEAVLKEAVDLENVPIEEVFQTLRCNSNGLTTEAAEQRLAIFGYNKLEEKQESKILKFLGFMWNPLSWVMEAAAIMAIALANGGGKPPDWQDFVGIITLLLINSTISFIEENNAGNAAAALMARLAPKAKILRDGSWIEDDASILVPGDIISIKLGDILPADARLLEGDPLKIDQSALTGESLPVTKGPGDSVYSGSTCKQGEIEAVVIATGVHTFFGKAAHLVDTTNQVGHFQKVLTAIGNFCICSIAMGMIIEIIVMYPIQHRKYRPGIDNLLVLLIGGIPIAMPTVLSVTMAIGSHRLSQQGAITKRMTAIEEMAGMDVLCSDKTGTLTLNKLTVDKNLIEILAKGVDADTVVLMAARASRVENQDAIDAAIVGMLADPKEARANIQEIHFLPFNPMDKRTALTYIDSEGKMHRVSKGAPEQILNLVHNKSEVERRVHAVIDKFAERGLRSLAVAYQDVPDGRKESSGGPWQFIGLMPLFDPPRHDSADTIRRALNLGVNVKMITGDQLAIAKETGRRLGMGTNMYPSSALLGHNKDESIAALPVDELIEKADGFAGVFPEHKYEIVKRLQARKHICGMTGDGVNDAPALKKADIGIAVADATDAARSASDIVLTEPGLSVIISAVLTSRAIFQRMKNYTLGFMLLALIWQFDFPPFMVLIIAILNDGTIMTISKDRVKPSPQPDSWKLAEIFTTGIILGGYLAMMTVIFFWAAYRTDFFPKTFGVSSLQKKDEEDFRKLASAVYLQVSTISQALIFVTRSRSWSFIERPGLLLVAAFVVAQLIATLIAVYANWSFAAIEGTGWGWAGVVWLYNLIFYFPLDFIKFIVRYALSGKAWDLVIEQRIAFTRKKDFGKEERELKWAHAQRTLHGLHPPDTKMFHERSNYTELNQMAEEAKRRAEIARLRELHTLKGHVESVVRLKGLDIDTIQQAYTV from the exons ATGGGTGACAAAGATGAAACCTTGGAGGCTGTCCTGAAGGAAGCTGTGGATTTG GAGAACGTGCCAATTGAAGAGGTTTTTCAAACTCTGAGATGTAATTCAAATGGTCTCACTACAGAGGCTGCAGAGCAGAGACTTGCTATTTTTGGATATAATAAGCTTGAGGAAAAGCAG GAGAGTAAGATTTTGAAGTTCTTGGGTTTTATGTGGAACCCTCTTTCATGGGTCATGGAGGCAGCAGCTATCATGGCTATTGCACTTGCCAATGGAGGA gGGAAACCACCTGACTGGCAAGATTTTGTAggaattattactttgcttctCATAAATTCTACAATTAGTTTCATAGAAGAGAACAACGCTGGTAATGCTGCTGCTGCTCTCATGGCTCGTCTTGCTCCCAAAGCCAAG ATCCTTCGAGATGGAAGCTGGATTGAGGACGATGCTTCCATTCTTGTTCCTGGTGATATTATCAGCATTAAGCTTGGAGATATCCTTCCTGCAGATGCTCGTCTTCTTGAAGGTGATCCATTGAAAATTGATCAG TCTGCTCTTACCGGCGAGTCTCTTCCTGTGACAAAAGGACCGGGTGACAGTGTTTATTCAGGTTCTACATGCAAGCAAGGAGAGATTGAAGCTGTGGTCATTGCTACAGGTGTTCATACATTCTTTGGCAAGGCTGCCCATCTTGTGGATACGACAAATCAAGTTGGACACTTTCAAAAG GTATTGACTGCTATTGGGAATTTCTGTATATGCTCCATAGCCATGGGGATGATAATAGAAATAATTGTCATGTACCCAATTCAACACCGAAAATACCGTCCAGGAATTGATAATTTACTAGTACTTCTCATTGGAGGCATTCCTATTGCAATGCCGACAGTTTTATCTGTGACAATGGCAATAGGGTCCCATCGTTTATCTCAGCAG GGAGCTATAACAAAACGAATGACAGCGATAGAAGAAATGGCAGGCATGGATGTTCTTTGCAGTGACAAAACTGGAACTCTAACCTTGAATAAACTTACAGTTGATAAGAATTTGATTGAG ATTTTAGCTAAAGGAGTAGACGCAGATACTGTGGTTCTGATGGCAGCAAGAGCTTCTCGAGTAGAAAACCAGGATGCAATAGATGCTGCAATAGTGGGAATGTTGGCTGATCCAAAAGAG GCACGAGCTAATATTCAAGAAATTCACTTCCTTCCTTTCAACCCAATGGACAAGCGAACTGCTCTGACATATATTGATAGTGAAGGCAAAATGCATCGTGTCAGCAAAGGTGCACCAGAGCAG ATTCTGAATCTTGTACACAACAAATCAGAGGTAGAACGTAGAGTTCATGCAGTGATCGATAAGTTTGCAGAACGGGGTTTACGATCTCTTGCAGTGGCATACCAG GATGTTCCCGATGGTAGAAAGGAAAGCTCAGGAGGTCCCTGGCAATTTATTGGCCTCATGCCTCTGTTTGACCCACCTAGACATGATAGTGCAGATACTATACGAAGGGCATTGAATCTTGGGGTAAATGTGAAAATGATAACAG GTGATCAACTAGCAATAGCAAAGGAAACAGGACGCCGTCTCGGAATGGGAACCAATATGTATCCTTCATCAGCCTTATTAGGACATAACAAGGATGAGTCAATTGCTGCTTTGCCTGTTGACGAACTTATTGAAAAAGCAGATGGATTTGCTGGTGTTTTCCCTG AGCACAAGTACGAGATTGTCAAACGTTTACAAGCTAGGAAACATATATGCGGAATGACTGGTGATGGAGTAAATGATGCTCCTGCTCTTAAGAAGGCTGACATTGGAATAGCTGTTGCTGATGCAACTGATGCAGCTCGTAGTGCTTCTGACATTGTCCTAACAGAACCTGGTCTCAGTGTTATCATTAGTGCTGTCCTAACTAGTCGGGCAATATTCCAGAGGATGAAAAATTACACA CTTGGCTTTATGTTGCTGGCACTCATCTGGCAGTTTGACTTCCCACCCTTCATGGTGCTGATCATTGCTATCCTTAATGATG GCACCATTATGACAATATCAAAGGATAGAGTGAAACCATCTCCTCAGCCAGACAGTTGGAAGTTGGCAGAAATATTTACAACTGGAATCATTCTTGGTGGCTACTTGGCTATGATGACTGTCATTTTCTTTTGGGCAGCATACAGGACAGATTTCTTTCCT AAAACATTTGGGGTTTCAAGCCTTCAAAAGAAGGATGAGGAAGACTTTAGAAAGCTTGCCTCAGCAGTCTACCTGCAAGTGAGCACCATTAGCCAGGCCCTCATATTTGTGACTCGGTCTAGGAGTTGGTCGTTTATTGAACGTCCTGGCCTTTTACTCGTAGCAGCTTTTGTTGTTGCTCAGCTT ATCGCTACTTTAATTGCCGTCTATGCAAACTGGAGCTTCGCTGCAATTGAGGGCACTGGATGGGGTTGGGCTGGCGTTGTCTGGCTTTACAACCTTATCTTCTATTTCCCACTTGATTTTATCAAGTTCATCGTCCGATACGCCTTGAGTGGGAAAGCTTGGGATCTTGTTATCGAGCAAAGG ATTGCCTTCACAAGGAAAAAGGATTTCGGAAAGGAAGAACGTGAGCTTAAATGGGCACATGCACAAAGGACCCTGCATGGTTTGCATCCACCTGATACCAAGATGTTCCATGAGCGCAGTAATTACACTGAACTTAATCAGATGGCTGAAGAGGCAAAAAGACGAGCTGAGATTGCAAG ACTGAGAGAACTGCATACACTGAAAGGGCATGTTGAATCAGTAGTGAGACTGAAGGGCCTAGACATCGACACGATTCAGCAAGCATACACAGTTTGA
- the LOC110601115 gene encoding thioredoxin H2 produces MPRGKPETKTKFPKVSCLLVAQKEKERPMGSLFSAPAADAAEDSSSADHGGVTTFHSSARWQLHFNSIKDSSQLMVIDFAASWCGPCKLIEPEVKAMAAKFTDVQFAKIDVDELSDVAQGFGIHAMPTFVLVKKGQEVDRIVGAKKEELQKKIEKHRAT; encoded by the exons ATGCCAAGGGGAAAACCCGAAACCAAGACCAAGTTTCCAAAAGTGTCTTGCTTGCTAGTTGcccagaaagagaaagagagaccaATGGGAAGTTTATTCTCTGCCCCAGCAGCAGACGCCGCCGAAGATTCCTCATCAGCGGATCACGGTGGAGTCACAACTTTCCACTCCTCTGCGCGATGGCAGCTTCACTTCAATTCCATCAAAGATTCATCCCAGCTG ATGGTAATAGATTTTGCTGCATCGTGGTGTGGACCTTGTAAGTTAATTGAACCAGAAGTCAAAGCCATGGCTGCTAAGTTCACTGATGTCCAGTTTGCCAAGATCGATGTGGATGAATTGTCT GATGTTGCCCAGGGATTTGGAATTCATGCCATGCCAACATTTGTGTTGGTGAAGAAAGGGCAGGAAGTGGATAGGATTGTGGGAGCCAAGAAGGAAGAGCTTCAGAAGAAGATTGAGAAGCACAGAGCCACTTGA
- the LOC110601870 gene encoding plasma membrane ATPase 3 isoform X1, giving the protein MGDKDETLEAVLKEAVDLENVPIEEVFQTLRCNSNGLTTEAAEQRLAIFGYNKLEEKQESKILKFLGFMWNPLSWVMEAAAIMAIALANGGGKPPDWQDFVGIITLLLINSTISFIEENNAGNAAAALMARLAPKAKILRDGSWIEDDASILVPGDIISIKLGDILPADARLLEGDPLKIDQSALTGESLPVTKGPGDSVYSGSTCKQGEIEAVVIATGVHTFFGKAAHLVDTTNQVGHFQKVLTAIGNFCICSIAMGMIIEIIVMYPIQHRKYRPGIDNLLVLLIGGIPIAMPTVLSVTMAIGSHRLSQQGAITKRMTAIEEMAGMDVLCSDKTGTLTLNKLTVDKNLIEILAKGVDADTVVLMAARASRVENQDAIDAAIVGMLADPKEARANIQEIHFLPFNPMDKRTALTYIDSEGKMHRVSKGAPEQILNLVHNKSEVERRVHAVIDKFAERGLRSLAVAYQDVPDGRKESSGGPWQFIGLMPLFDPPRHDSADTIRRALNLGVNVKMITGDQLAIAKETGRRLGMGTNMYPSSALLGHNKDESIAALPVDELIEKADGFAGVFPEHKYEIVKRLQARKHICGMTGDGVNDAPALKKADIGIAVADATDAARSASDIVLTEPGLSVIISAVLTSRAIFQRMKNYTIYAVSITIRIVLGFMLLALIWQFDFPPFMVLIIAILNDGTIMTISKDRVKPSPQPDSWKLAEIFTTGIILGGYLAMMTVIFFWAAYRTDFFPKTFGVSSLQKKDEEDFRKLASAVYLQVSTISQALIFVTRSRSWSFIERPGLLLVAAFVVAQLIATLIAVYANWSFAAIEGTGWGWAGVVWLYNLIFYFPLDFIKFIVRYALSGKAWDLVIEQRIAFTRKKDFGKEERELKWAHAQRTLHGLHPPDTKMFHERSNYTELNQMAEEAKRRAEIARLRELHTLKGHVESVVRLKGLDIDTIQQAYTV; this is encoded by the exons ATGGGTGACAAAGATGAAACCTTGGAGGCTGTCCTGAAGGAAGCTGTGGATTTG GAGAACGTGCCAATTGAAGAGGTTTTTCAAACTCTGAGATGTAATTCAAATGGTCTCACTACAGAGGCTGCAGAGCAGAGACTTGCTATTTTTGGATATAATAAGCTTGAGGAAAAGCAG GAGAGTAAGATTTTGAAGTTCTTGGGTTTTATGTGGAACCCTCTTTCATGGGTCATGGAGGCAGCAGCTATCATGGCTATTGCACTTGCCAATGGAGGA gGGAAACCACCTGACTGGCAAGATTTTGTAggaattattactttgcttctCATAAATTCTACAATTAGTTTCATAGAAGAGAACAACGCTGGTAATGCTGCTGCTGCTCTCATGGCTCGTCTTGCTCCCAAAGCCAAG ATCCTTCGAGATGGAAGCTGGATTGAGGACGATGCTTCCATTCTTGTTCCTGGTGATATTATCAGCATTAAGCTTGGAGATATCCTTCCTGCAGATGCTCGTCTTCTTGAAGGTGATCCATTGAAAATTGATCAG TCTGCTCTTACCGGCGAGTCTCTTCCTGTGACAAAAGGACCGGGTGACAGTGTTTATTCAGGTTCTACATGCAAGCAAGGAGAGATTGAAGCTGTGGTCATTGCTACAGGTGTTCATACATTCTTTGGCAAGGCTGCCCATCTTGTGGATACGACAAATCAAGTTGGACACTTTCAAAAG GTATTGACTGCTATTGGGAATTTCTGTATATGCTCCATAGCCATGGGGATGATAATAGAAATAATTGTCATGTACCCAATTCAACACCGAAAATACCGTCCAGGAATTGATAATTTACTAGTACTTCTCATTGGAGGCATTCCTATTGCAATGCCGACAGTTTTATCTGTGACAATGGCAATAGGGTCCCATCGTTTATCTCAGCAG GGAGCTATAACAAAACGAATGACAGCGATAGAAGAAATGGCAGGCATGGATGTTCTTTGCAGTGACAAAACTGGAACTCTAACCTTGAATAAACTTACAGTTGATAAGAATTTGATTGAG ATTTTAGCTAAAGGAGTAGACGCAGATACTGTGGTTCTGATGGCAGCAAGAGCTTCTCGAGTAGAAAACCAGGATGCAATAGATGCTGCAATAGTGGGAATGTTGGCTGATCCAAAAGAG GCACGAGCTAATATTCAAGAAATTCACTTCCTTCCTTTCAACCCAATGGACAAGCGAACTGCTCTGACATATATTGATAGTGAAGGCAAAATGCATCGTGTCAGCAAAGGTGCACCAGAGCAG ATTCTGAATCTTGTACACAACAAATCAGAGGTAGAACGTAGAGTTCATGCAGTGATCGATAAGTTTGCAGAACGGGGTTTACGATCTCTTGCAGTGGCATACCAG GATGTTCCCGATGGTAGAAAGGAAAGCTCAGGAGGTCCCTGGCAATTTATTGGCCTCATGCCTCTGTTTGACCCACCTAGACATGATAGTGCAGATACTATACGAAGGGCATTGAATCTTGGGGTAAATGTGAAAATGATAACAG GTGATCAACTAGCAATAGCAAAGGAAACAGGACGCCGTCTCGGAATGGGAACCAATATGTATCCTTCATCAGCCTTATTAGGACATAACAAGGATGAGTCAATTGCTGCTTTGCCTGTTGACGAACTTATTGAAAAAGCAGATGGATTTGCTGGTGTTTTCCCTG AGCACAAGTACGAGATTGTCAAACGTTTACAAGCTAGGAAACATATATGCGGAATGACTGGTGATGGAGTAAATGATGCTCCTGCTCTTAAGAAGGCTGACATTGGAATAGCTGTTGCTGATGCAACTGATGCAGCTCGTAGTGCTTCTGACATTGTCCTAACAGAACCTGGTCTCAGTGTTATCATTAGTGCTGTCCTAACTAGTCGGGCAATATTCCAGAGGATGAAAAATTACACA ATATATGCAGTCTCAATTACAATCCGTATCGTG CTTGGCTTTATGTTGCTGGCACTCATCTGGCAGTTTGACTTCCCACCCTTCATGGTGCTGATCATTGCTATCCTTAATGATG GCACCATTATGACAATATCAAAGGATAGAGTGAAACCATCTCCTCAGCCAGACAGTTGGAAGTTGGCAGAAATATTTACAACTGGAATCATTCTTGGTGGCTACTTGGCTATGATGACTGTCATTTTCTTTTGGGCAGCATACAGGACAGATTTCTTTCCT AAAACATTTGGGGTTTCAAGCCTTCAAAAGAAGGATGAGGAAGACTTTAGAAAGCTTGCCTCAGCAGTCTACCTGCAAGTGAGCACCATTAGCCAGGCCCTCATATTTGTGACTCGGTCTAGGAGTTGGTCGTTTATTGAACGTCCTGGCCTTTTACTCGTAGCAGCTTTTGTTGTTGCTCAGCTT ATCGCTACTTTAATTGCCGTCTATGCAAACTGGAGCTTCGCTGCAATTGAGGGCACTGGATGGGGTTGGGCTGGCGTTGTCTGGCTTTACAACCTTATCTTCTATTTCCCACTTGATTTTATCAAGTTCATCGTCCGATACGCCTTGAGTGGGAAAGCTTGGGATCTTGTTATCGAGCAAAGG ATTGCCTTCACAAGGAAAAAGGATTTCGGAAAGGAAGAACGTGAGCTTAAATGGGCACATGCACAAAGGACCCTGCATGGTTTGCATCCACCTGATACCAAGATGTTCCATGAGCGCAGTAATTACACTGAACTTAATCAGATGGCTGAAGAGGCAAAAAGACGAGCTGAGATTGCAAG ACTGAGAGAACTGCATACACTGAAAGGGCATGTTGAATCAGTAGTGAGACTGAAGGGCCTAGACATCGACACGATTCAGCAAGCATACACAGTTTGA